Proteins from a genomic interval of Gossypium hirsutum isolate 1008001.06 chromosome A09, Gossypium_hirsutum_v2.1, whole genome shotgun sequence:
- the LOC121203535 gene encoding eukaryotic translation initiation factor 2 subunit gamma, translating into MSKKGLMEQDLSKLDVTKLHPLSPEVISRQATINIGTIGHVAHGKSTVVKAISGVQTVRFKNELERNITIKLGYANAKIYKCEDERCPRPMCYKAYGSGKEDSPLCDVPGFENCRMKLLRHVSFVDCPGHDILMATMLNGAAIMDGALLLIAANESCPQPQTSEHLAAVEIMRLQHIIILQNKVDLIQENVAINQHEAIQKFIQGTVADGAPVVPISAQLKYNIDVVCEYIVKKIPIPERNFVSPPNMIVIRSFDVNKPGFEVDEIKGGVAGGSILRGVLKVNQFIEVRPGIVVKDESGNIKCTPIYSRIVSLYAEQNELQYAVPGGLIGVGTTMDPTLTRADRLVGQVLGEVGSLPEVYVELEVNFFLLRRLLGVRTKGSERQGKVSKLAKGEILMLNIGSMSTGARVIAVKNDLAKLQLTSPVCTSKGEKIALSRRVEKHWRLIGWGQIQAGTTIEVPPCPV; encoded by the exons ATGTCCAAAAAAGGTTTGATGGAGCAAGACTTAAGTAAACTGGATGTGACTAAGTTGCATCCGCTGTCTCCTGAAGTCATATCTCGCCAGGCTACCATAAATATCG GCACCATAGGGCATGTCGCACATGGGAAGTCAACAGTAGTGAAAGCAATATCTGGGGTTCAG ACTGTTCGTTTTAAGAATGAGTTGGAGAGGAATATTACTATCAAGCTTGGATATGCAAATGCAAAGATATACAAATGTGAAGATGAACGATGCCCTCGTCCTATGTGCTACAA GGCATATGGAAGCGGAAAGGAGGATAGTCCTCTTTGTGATGTCCCTGGCTTTGAAAACTGTAGGATGAAGTTGCTGAGACATGTATCTTTTGTGGATTGCCCA GGTCACGATATTCTCATGGCTACTATGCTTAATGGAGCAGCAATCATGGATGGTGCATTACTTCTTATAGCTGCCAACGAAAGCTGTCCACAACCACAAACTTCTGAGCATCTGGCTGCTGTTGAAATCATGCGACTACAGCATATTATTATTCTTCAAAACAAGGTTGATCTTATTCAAGAGAATGTGGCCATCAATCAGCATGAAGCAATTCAGAAATTTATTCAG GGTACTGTTGCTGATGGTGCACCCGTGGTACCAATCTCTGcacaactaaaatataatattgatGTTGTGTGCGAGTACATTGTGAAGAAGATCCCTATTCCCGAGAGGAACTTTGTCTCACCCCCTAACATGATTGTAATCCGATCTTTTGATGTCAATAAGCCAGGGTTTGAGGTTGATGAGATTAAAGGTGGTGTTGCTGGTGGAAGTATACTCAGG GGTGTTTTGAAGGTGAACCAATTTATTGAAGTTCGTCCTGGGATTGTTGTCAAGGATGAAAGTGGAAACATCAAATGCACACCCATATACTCGAGAATAGTCTCATTGTATGCTGAACAAAATGAGCTACAATATGCCGTTCCAGGAGGTCTAATTGGTGTTGGAACAACTATGGACCCGACTTTAACTCGTGCAGATAGGTTGGTGGGTCAAGTTCTTGGAGAGGTTGGGTCACTCCCAGAAGTGTATGTCGAGCTCGAG GTAAATTTCTTCCTTCTCCGAAGGCTTCTTGGTGTTAGGACAAAGGGTTCGGAGAGGCAAGGAAAAGTGTCAAAGTTGGCCAAGGGAGAGATCCTAATGTTGAATATTGGGTCTATGTCGACCGGTGCTCGAGTCATAGCTGTAAAGAATGATTTGGCAAAGCTGCAACTCACGTCCCCTGTATGCACCAGCAAGGGAGAGAAAATTGCACTTAGTCGGCGTGTTGAGAAGCATTGGCGTCTAATCGGATGGGGCCAAATCCAAGCTGGAACAACCATTGAAGTCCCACCCTGCCCTGTTTAA
- the LOC121206663 gene encoding eukaryotic translation initiation factor 2 subunit gamma, protein MSKKGLMEQDLSKLDVTKLHPLSPEVISRQATINIGTIGHVAHGKSTVVKAISGVQTVRFKNELERNITIKLGYANAKIYKCEDERCPRPMCYKAYGSGKEDSPLCDVPGFENCRMKLLRHVSFVDCPGHDILMATMLNGAAIMDGALLLIAANESCPQPQTSEHLAAVEIMRLQHIIILQNKVDLIQENVAINQHEAIQKFIQGTVADGAPVVPISAQLKYNIDVVCEYIVKKIPIPERNFVSPPNMIVIRSFDVNKPGFEVDEIKGGVAGGSILRGVLKVNQFIEVRPGIVVKDESGNIKCTPIYSRIVSLYAEQNELQYAVPGGLIGVGTTMDPTLTRADRLVGQVLGEVGSLPEVYVELEVNFFLLRRLLGVRTKGSERQGKVSKLAKGEILMLNIGSMSTGARVIAVKNDLAKLQLTSPVCTSKGEKIALSRRVEKHWRLIGWGQIQAGTTLEVPPCPL, encoded by the exons ATGTCGAAAAAAGGTTTGATGGAGCAAGACTTAAGTAAACTGGATGTAACTAAGTTGCATCCACTGTCTCCTGAAGTCATATCTCGCCAGGCTACTATAAATATTG GCACCATAGGGCATGTCGCACATGGGAAGTCAACAGTTGTGAAAGCAATATCTGGGGTTCAG ACTGTTCGTTTCAAGAATGAGTTGGAGAGAAATATTACTATCAAGCTTGGATATGCAAATGCAAAGATATACAAATGTGAAGATGAACGATGCCCTCGTCCTATGTGCTACAA GGCATATGGAAGTGGAAAGGAGGATAGTCCTCTTTGTGATGTGCCCGGCTTTGAAAACTGTAGGATGAAGTTGCTGAGACATGTATCTTTTGTAGATTGCCCA GGTCACGATATTCTCATGGCTACTATGCTTAATGGAGCAGCAATCATGGATGGTGCATTACTTCTTATAGCTGCCAATGAAAGCTGTCCGCAACCTCAAACTTCTGAGCATCTGGCTGCTGTTGAAATTATGCGACTCCAGCATATTATAATTCTTCAAAACAAGGTTGATCTTATTCAAGAGAATGTAGCCATCAATCAGCATGAAGCAATTCAGAAATTTATTCAG GGTACAGTTGCTGATGGTGCACCAGTGGTGCCAATCTCTGCACAACTGAAATATAATATTGATGTTGTGTGCGAGTACATTGTGAAGAAGATCCCTATTCCTGAGAGAAACTTTGTCTCACCCCCTAACATGATTGTAATCCGATCATTTGATGTCAATAAGCCGGGGTTTGAGGTTGATGAGATTAAAGGTGGTGTTGCTGGTGGAAGTATACTCAGG GGTGTTTTGAAGGTGAACCAATTTATTGAAGTTCGTCCTGGGATTGTTGTCAAGGATGAAAGCGGAAACATCAAATGCACACCCATATATTCGAGAATAGTCTCATTGTATGCTGAACAAAATGAGCTACAATATGCCGTTCCGGGAGGTCTAATTGGTGTTGGAACAACTATGGACCCGACTTTAACTCGTGCAGATAGGTTGGTGGGTCAAGTTCTTGGAGAGGTCGGGTCACTTCCAGAAGTTTATGTTGAGCTCGAG GTAAATTTCTTCCTTCTCCGAAGGCTTCTTGGTGTTAGGACAAAGGGCTCAGAGAGGCAAGGAAAAGTGTCAAAGTTGGCCAAGGGAGAGATCCTAATGTTGAATATTGGGTCTATGTCGACCGGTGCTCGAGTCATAGCTGTAAAGAATGATTTGGCAAAGCTGCAACTCACGTCCCCTGTATGCACCAGCAAGGGAGAGAAAATTGCTCTTAGTCGGCGTGTTGAGAAGCATTGGCGTCTAATCGGATGGGGCCAAATCCAAGCTGGAACAACCCTTGAAGTCCCACCCTGCCCTCTATAA